In Amaranthus tricolor cultivar Red isolate AtriRed21 chromosome 3, ASM2621246v1, whole genome shotgun sequence, a single window of DNA contains:
- the LOC130807305 gene encoding probable disease resistance protein At1g62630 produces the protein MESMLIFVLFISNPGSSMNSIKNLFNGGASVESKLQQLKRKTRALRARAEDIHNEIEQEELRPGKRRKKEVDNWLKDVDEAVIQLQRLELRGQDLNTSGWGSSQYGTSICTNQTAYLTEQIGDLLKQGSFPHGFMFYDHGGSSIELVTTDDKIHDEILTDKKEKAISWLTENETISNIGVYGPGGVGKTMLLKEIHNELLERFKSPRSVYWVSVSHDTTLPMLQDKIAEAMDLSYLLTEKNLIRKAASLSYELKQRKNVFLFLDDVWEYLSLEEVGIPVGQQSRCKLILTTRSLDVCRRMKCQELVKVEPLSKEKAWELFAKLLCRRDGIPSEIDELAELVAAECAGLPLGLKVMAGSMRGVEDIQEWRNTLEELRDSTAGQAAIETDIFPVLKLSYDRLKDPKLRQCFLLCALYPKYGGIKREDLIVLFRSEGLLDTMEGWKKQYDKGHSMLNKLENACLLEKYDSKCVKMHNFIRDMAIRITNVMPRFMIAAGAELRRIPSGRRWTINLDKVSLMHNSLSEIQPGTIPMCPCLTTLLLQKNPFTKLPDSFFTHLKALKVLNLSETSIKRLPNSISELKNLRALLLEFCRRLHFVPSLMKLTKLRELNFNCCWSLKDVPHGIEQLSDLRFLDLDGCKDLCRLISGSLSAFTHIQCLKLDPDVQTISGDDIVKLRYLERLEGCRISEVGSFNRYVKTQHFQLLNHYEFVIGAGEYKHLDYITSDEEQRVVILCSRNLKHSGNEGDLFIPPENTQNLQIHNSELDARSLFDALPSLIHLATLKRILVRRCRVIEFIWSPQSLSEAAQEAAYKAAVLRLRCLQELILTDLHDFRGLVKEGVLYQQGAFSNLKILVIKYCPKIKKLLNGDLNNLQELEVEGCEELEEIAASHDNSFDQDNPTCWLPNLRVLQLRRLPKLTSICHRGLLGKGSVERIIVEYCPEIKEIFMDNNLQQHHLRNFREAKIAGCRNLLQIIASPKAKDQHRGIYELPDLRAIDLDDLPCLTSFFQGNVPTCDSIEKITVRDCPNLKRFPLFIPLRTNEEQLAPLHLQEIKADREWWEALEWDNALMKQILLPFTKLSKARKSSFYITEEVGSPGSHQTNVDSIDIGSCLEA, from the exons ATGGAAAGTATGCTCATTTTTGTGCTTTTTATCTCAAACCCAGGCTCTTCAATGAACTCAATAAAGAACTTGTTCAACGGTGGTGCTAGCGTTGAATCTAAGCTGCAGCAGTTGAAGCGTAAAACCAGAGCACTACGAGCAAGAGCAGAAGATATACACAATGAAATCGAACAAGAGGAGCTTCGACcaggaaaaagaagaaagaaggagGTTGATAACTGGTTAAAAGACGTTGATGAGGCTGTGATTCAACTGCAACGTCTTGAGCTACGAGGACAAGATTTAAACACATCAGGATGGGGCAGTAGTCAGTATGGGACAAGTATTTGTACGAATCAGACTGCTTATTTGACCGAACAAATTGGAGATTTGCTTAAGCAAGGGAGTTTTCCTCATGGGTTTATGTTCTATGATCATGGGGGTTCTAGCATTGAACTTGTCACGACAGACGATAAGATACACGATGAAATCTTAACTGATAAAAAGGAAAAAGCTATTTCGTGGCTTACAGAGAATGAGACGATATCCAATATAGGTGTTTATGGTCCAGGTGGCGTTGGGAAGACTATGTTACTTAAAGAAATTCATAATGAGTTACTTGAGCGGTTTAAATCGCCCAGAAGTGTTTACTGGGTATCGGTGTCACATGACACGACATTGCCTATGCTGCAGGATAAGATTGCGGAAGCTATGGATTTgagttatcttttaacagagaAGAATCTAATCAGGAAGGCGGCCTCTTTATCGTACGAGTTAAAGCAGAGAAAGAATGTTTTTCTTTTCCTGGATGATGTGTGGGAATATCTATCATTAGAGGAAGTCGGGATTCCTGTTGGACAGCAGAGTCGTTGCAAGTTGATCTTGACAACTCGCTCCTTAGACGTGTGCAGAAGGATGAAATGTCAAGAACTTGTCAAAGTGGAGCCGCTTTCAAAGGAAAAAGCTTGGGAGCTATTTGCCAAGCTACTTTGCAGAAGAGATGGGATTCCTTCGGAAATCGATGAGCTAGCAGAGCTAGTTGCTGCTGAGTGTGCGGGTTTGCCTCTTGGTTTGAAAGTCATGGCAGGAAGCATGCGAGGAGTAGAAGACATTCAAGAGTGGCGTAATACATTAGAGGAGTTGCGGGATTCAACTGCCGGACAAGCTGCTATAGAAACAGATATTTTCCCGGTTTTGAAGCTTAGCTATGACCGTTTGAAAGATCCAAAGTTGAGGCAATGTTTCCTACTGTGTGCATTGTATCCCAAGTATGGTGGAATTAAACGGGAAGATCTTATTGTTCTGTTCCGTTCTGAAGGGCTTCTGGATACGATGGAGGGATGGAAAAAGCAGTATGATAAGGGACACAGCATGCTGAATAAACTTGAAAACGCATGCTTGCTCGAGAAGTATGATAGCAAATGTGTGAAGATGCATAATTTCATCAGAGACATGGCTATTCGAATCACGAATGTGATGCCACGATTTATGATAGCTGCTGGTGCAGAGCTAAGAAGAATACCTAGTGGACGAAGATGGACGATAAATCTTGATAAGGTTTCGTTGATGCATAATTCTTTGTCAGAAATTCAACCGGGAACAATACCCATGTGTCCCTGCCTCACAACCCTGCTACTCCAAAAAAATCCGTTCACGAAACTCCCAGATTCTTTCTTTACGCACTTAAAGGCACTTAAGGTGCTTAACTTATCGGAAACCAGCATCAAAAGGTTACCAAACTCGATATCAGAGTTGAAGAACCTGAGGGCTCTTCTGCTAGAATTTTGTAGGCGTTTGCATTTCGTGCCTTCACTGATGAAACTTACCAAATTAAGGGAGTTGAACTTCAACTGTTGCTGGTCATTGAAGGATGTACCCCATGGAATTGAGCAGCTATCTGACCTAAGATTCCTTGATTTAGACGGGTGCAAAGATTTGTGTCGGTTAATCAGTGGGTCACTATCTGCATTCACTCATATTCAATGCCTTAAACTCGATCCAGATGTGCAAACTATCTCAGGAGATGATATTGTAAAACTCAGGTATTTGGAGAGACTAGAAGGGTGTAGGATTTCTGAAGTGGGCAGTTTTAATAGATATGTTAAAACTCAGCATTTCCAGCTGCTAAACCACTATGAGTTTGTTATTGGAGCAGGTGAATACAAACATTTAGACTATATCACGAGTGATGAAGAACAACGAGTGGTGATATTATGCAGCCGTAATCTTAAACATAGTGGGAATGAAGGTGATCTCTTCATTCCTCCCGAGAACACGCAGAATCTACAGATCCATAACTCCGAGTTGGATGCAAGAAGCTTGTTTGATGCCCTTCCATCATTAATTCACCTTGCCACATTGAAGAGAATTCTTGTTAGGCGTTGCAGAGTGATAGAATTCATCTGGTCACCACAATCACTCTCTGAAGCCGCACAAGAAGCTGCATACAAAGCTGCTGTATTACGACTTCGATGCCTCCAGGAGCTAATTCTCACTGATCTGCACGATTTCAGGGGTTTAGTGAAGGAAGGAGTTCTGTATCAACAAGGCGCCTTTTCCAATCTTAAGATATTGGTGATCAAATACTGTCCTAAAATCAAGAAGCTATTAAATGGTGACCTAAATAACCTCCAGGAGCTCGAAGTTGAAGGATGTGAAGAACTGGAAGAGATTGCAGCAAGTCATGACAATAGTTTTGATCAAGACAATCCGACTTGCTGGCTTCCCAACTTGAGAGTTCTGCAATTGAGGCGCTTACCAAAGTTGACAAGTATTTGTCATAGAGGTTTGCTAGGAAAAGGTTCAGTAGAACGAATTATTGTTGAATACTGTCCAGAAATCAAGGAGATATTCATGGATAATAATTTACAGCAGCATCACCTTAGAAACTTCAGAGAAGCTAAGATTGCTGGCTGCCGAAATTTGCTGCAGATTATTGCATCACCCAAGGCTAAGGATCAACATAGAGGCATTTATGAACTACCCGACTTAAGGGCTATCGATTTGGATGATCTTCCTTGTCTTACAAGCTTCTTCCAAGGAAATGTACCAACTTGTGATTCTATTGAAAAGATCACAGTTAGGGATTGTCCAAATCTGAAGAGATTTCCTCTCTTCATACCATTACGTACCAATGAAGAACAATTAGCTCCACTTCATCTTCAAGAGATAAAAGCAGATCGAGAATGGTGGGAAGCTCTAGAATGGGATAATGCCCTTATGAAGCAGATCCTTTTACCATTCACCAAATTGAGCAAGGCCAGAAAATCGAGCTTCTACATAACAGAAG AAGTTGGTTCTCCAGGAAGCCACCAAACAAATGTGGATAGCATAGACATTGGCTCCTGCCTTGAAGCATGA